The Aspergillus fumigatus Af293 chromosome 3, whole genome shotgun sequence region TCTTCTATGCATATCGGCTTCTGTCCAGCCAATCTGGCCCGTTCCACCCGCCTGCAGGTCGCCACGAGCCAGCTCTTGCACAAATCGGTCAATGATGGCAAACTGGGTTTCAGTAACACGCACCCCATGCTCACCGTCCGATGTCCAAATCCAATCGCCAATGATGTCAGAGCGGCCAGGTGCTGGATAGTAAGGAAACCGTTCTGGGTGACGTTTTGCCAATCGATAAAGCCGTCGCAGGAGAACGTAGTGATTGTCTGTGAAATATCCTGAGACAGCGAGCGGAAAGTGAGGTTCGTAGGTCTCGACTCTGACATCTTCGACGGGTCGAGCGGCACTTGACGTAGGCGAGTCCGGCTGCGTGTTATTCTGCTCCGGTGACTGCAGACCCTGCCTTGATGTTTCATCCGTCTCTTCGGGATACAGTTGGTTGTCAAGAAGCGTCTGTGCGTTGGCCGATCTGACGTCAGGCTCCTCTTCTGAGCCTTCTCCATACCCAGGACTGGGTGGTGCGAATGACTTGCGAACTGGAGCTTTCAACCAACCGGGAGTAAGACTAGTAATCTTCTGAAACCAGGTTGATGCCTGACCATCTCCACCGAACTGTCGATTCTGAGCAGGAGTACTATTTTCTTCGTAGACGGAACGTTTGTCGGCTAGCGCGGTAGCTGGAATATGCTcgttctcgatctcctccgcCATCTGGTCTGCACGTTGCATTTCGCTCTCATGCCTTGTAGTAGGGTCGATCTGAAATGTGTCATCATCCGAAGCCCTGTTAGGGCTTGAATCCAGATAGATGCGTGAGCCCTGGTCGTCTTCGAGCCCATGATCTTCCGCATTCTCTTCCGGAAAATCGGGATTTGATCGTTGTTGCTGCGGTGAATCTCCGTTCGCACTCTTTTCAGCAGGGCTGCTTTGACCATAATAGCGACGAATGTGCCGAGGGGTTTCCTCCCCACGAAGCACAGCGGAAAGATCCACTGTCTCCTCGCGCAATTTCTTGACGCGCGAATGGCCCAAAAACGGTACCTTGGCGTTGTCGTTCGTCCAGGACTTTGGAGAGAAGATTCCCCTAGGCTCGCTTGGCGCAGGGCTGCTCTCCGATGGGTTCGATTCTTGACGTGCTTCGACGTCATCATTTTCCCTTCTGTGCAGCGCTGACGAGCGATGCGAGATGTTGCTATGGTCTCTCGCTTCTTGTTGCCAGATATCTTCATAaccctcttcgtcttcctcctcgtaAAGTTCTTCAGCCTGATTAGGTTCAAAGTCATGCTGCGGCGATCCACCTAGATCAACATCCTGATCGGGTATGTCTTCGTCATACACTTCCCGGGCCTGATAATCTCCCAACTCTTGCCCACGGGAAACCCCGGGATCAGCCTCCTCGTCGGATTGACTCCCCATTTGATTGCCGTTCGCATCAATCTCCGGACTCGGCGGCCCCGTCGCGTCACTGTCAATCACAATGACTTGACTGGCATTCGCCATCTGGATCTCCCGGCTCACGGCTTCCCTCTCCCGCTGCCATTCCTCCAGTCGTCGTTTCATTTCTGTGCTCGGAGTGTCCTTCACAGCAGTTCCGCTGTGTATCTGTTGAGGAGTTGTGGTTGCGCCTCTGGCATTACCCGTCAACCTTGTTTCTACTGATGCCGTTTGTCTTGCCCGTTCAATCTccgtctttctcctcctttttgcGAGCTCTTGTGCAAAGCCCAATCCTGCGCGCAGTTCTCGCCTCAGTCTTGGATGTAAGTCGCTGAACAAGAGCTCTAACCGCCTTTTAGGTGCTTCTAGACTAGAAATCTGTTCTCTCAGATCCGGTGTACCAGGCGTCGGCACAGGTGCCCCCTCGTATGGACGCCGAAGGGCGCCTTCAAGGGCTACGCCTGCGCGGATGATTCGAGCCAACCTTGAAAGTGGTTTTCTTTGCTTGGGAACAAAAGCCGGAACAGGGGATTCACGCAATAGAGGTGCAGACTGTCTTTTCTCGGCGGACACGGGCAATGCTTGAGGCTCAATTGCCTGGAATCTCGATTCTTTTCCCACCTCTACATCTGGGGAATGCTTCCTGGGATTCAGGTTTAGGCTTGACACCTTGCGCTTCGATTTCTCCGGATTCGCCATCTTCTCTCGGGAGAGGAAGGGCTTCAGAGCACCATTGCCACTCTGCGAGTTGATGCTCAGCCCGTGTTGTTTGACAGAGGGTAGTGTATCCAATGAAACCATGCTAAAGCCTTCGCTTTCCATGATAGAATCAAACTCCCTATGTTCGTCTGTTGGGTCATTTGTAGGACGAGTCGTATTCTGTTCCTGACCAGATCCTTCGAGGTGTGCCCTAGAAGCAACTTGCACCGCTCTGTCATCGTCACCCagagaggaggaggttggACTTGGGTATGAGCGCGGCGGTCTGGGTGTATGACCAGCATGTAATGTATTTTCTGGGGAGAATCCTTGGCTTTCCCGAGAGGGCGACGGCATTTTTGAGGGGGTCGACTGCggttcttcatcatggtttTGTCCGTATATCTGATCCACTGCAGTCACATCTGGTGTGTCATACGTACGCTCATTATGTATTCGGGGGGAGCTCCGATCCCAAGCGGCTGCATCGGGTTGCCCCATGTTGTTGTCTTCTGGAAAATTGTCGGCAGGCATGAAACCCTCCGGCAAAGCGTCGTCGTCCGAGTCTACGTCCCCAGCAAGGTTCAACGGACTCCATCGTTGTTCGGCCTCCATTTCAGGCTCAACGGGCCGTGTGTCTTGATAATCCGCCGAATCAGCCACTTGCTTATCGCCGCCTACCGTATCCGGATTGAGAGACTGTTTCCTTGGTCGACCtcgttttctcttctgtccACTTGCACCTGCTGGGCCGGGTGTGTGTCCTGGACTGCCTGCTGTAGGCGTAGCATCCTGTTCCCGTATGTCCGATT contains the following coding sequences:
- a CDS encoding putative AT DNA binding protein encodes the protein MFSQSSSSSPDILGPPGDADYLISSPIRPFSGRQSFMSPANFKLLQTPRTGKGKRSRINLSPAKGAHSIRFDDVVLPVSPTRQLNGRQRSLSPEKAQADGNLSPWRIRVTLEATQDEKMNQGSPARKRPRPLAATTVKVPLKDAEDHAEQSPKRRRGRPRKSDIREQDATPTAGSPGHTPGPAGASGQKRKRGRPRKQSLNPDTVGGDKQVADSADYQDTRPVEPEMEAEQRWSPLNLAGDVDSDDDALPEGFMPADNFPEDNNMGQPDAAAWDRSSPRIHNERTYDTPDVTAVDQIYGQNHDEEPQSTPSKMPSPSRESQGFSPENTLHAGHTPRPPRSYPSPTSSSLGDDDRAVQVASRAHLEGSGQEQNTTRPTNDPTDEHREFDSIMESEGFSMVSLDTLPSVKQHGLSINSQSGNGALKPFLSREKMANPEKSKRKVSSLNLNPRKHSPDVEVGKESRFQAIEPQALPVSAEKRQSAPLLRESPVPAFVPKQRKPLSRLARIIRAGVALEGALRRPYEGAPVPTPGTPDLREQISSLEAPKRRLELLFSDLHPRLRRELRAGLGFAQELAKRRRKTEIERARQTASVETRLTGNARGATTTPQQIHSGTAVKDTPSTEMKRRLEEWQREREAVSREIQMANASQVIVIDSDATGPPSPEIDANGNQMGSQSDEEADPGVSRGQELGDYQAREVYDEDIPDQDVDLGGSPQHDFEPNQAEELYEEEDEEGYEDIWQQEARDHSNISHRSSALHRRENDDVEARQESNPSESSPAPSEPRGIFSPKSWTNDNAKVPFLGHSRVKKLREETVDLSAVLRGEETPRHIRRYYGQSSPAEKSANGDSPQQQRSNPDFPEENAEDHGLEDDQGSRIYLDSSPNRASDDDTFQIDPTTRHESEMQRADQMAEEIENEHIPATALADKRSVYEENSTPAQNRQFGGDGQASTWFQKITSLTPGWLKAPVRKSFAPPSPGYGEGSEEEPDVRSANAQTLLDNQLYPEETDETSRQGLQSPEQNNTQPDSPTSSAARPVEDVRVETYEPHFPLAVSGYFTDNHYVLLRRLYRLAKRHPERFPYYPAPGRSDIIGDWIWTSDGEHGVRVTETQFAIIDRFVQELARGDLQAGGTGQIGWTEADMHRRLISVIIGERIREEMKAEMGGKASAQQIGNRGAALTAWRR